A window from uncultured Desulfobacter sp. encodes these proteins:
- a CDS encoding Uma2 family endonuclease, giving the protein MRVKTGEHYTYPDLAIACGDAKFEDDQFDTLTNPVVIIEILSDSTERFDRTKKFAYYRTIPTLQEYILVSQYECWVEQYIRQNDMWGYQSYDGLDRILKLQSFNFELPLSEIYLNVEFEEESPKI; this is encoded by the coding sequence ATGCGGGTTAAAACTGGAGAACATTATACCTACCCTGATCTTGCCATTGCATGTGGTGATGCAAAATTCGAAGATGATCAGTTTGATACACTGACAAACCCCGTTGTCATTATAGAAATTCTGTCAGATTCAACCGAGCGTTTTGACAGGACGAAAAAGTTTGCCTATTACCGGACGATTCCTACGCTTCAAGAATATATCCTTGTATCCCAATATGAATGCTGGGTTGAACAATATATACGGCAAAATGATATGTGGGGGTATCAATCATACGATGGATTAGACCGAATTTTAAAGCTGCAATCCTTTAATTTTGAACTGCCGTTATCTGAAATCTATCTGAATGTTGAGTTTGAAGAAGAGTCGCCTAAAATTTAA
- a CDS encoding CopG family transcriptional regulator codes for MSTLSKRSTIYLDPVLHQALKIKSLETSRSISEIINEAVKQALAEDAEDLAVFDDRRDEPLISYEDMVKKLKKDGRI; via the coding sequence ATGTCCACATTATCAAAACGTTCGACAATTTACTTAGACCCGGTTCTTCATCAGGCTTTAAAGATAAAATCTTTAGAAACATCACGGTCCATATCTGAGATTATTAATGAGGCAGTAAAACAAGCTTTAGCTGAAGATGCAGAAGACCTTGCCGTATTTGATGACAGACGGGATGAGCCTTTAATCAGTTATGAGGACATGGTCAAAAAGCTGAAAAAAGATGGCAGAATATAA
- a CDS encoding type II toxin-antitoxin system RelE/ParE family toxin, translated as MAEYKVYFKKSVWKDFKSIPDKDLMTILQCVEALGNDPRGPGSKKLTGQERYRYRVGKYRILYSIQDKELTIWVVKVGHRREVYR; from the coding sequence ATGGCAGAATATAAAGTTTATTTTAAAAAGTCTGTCTGGAAAGATTTTAAATCAATTCCGGACAAAGATTTAATGACCATTCTGCAATGTGTCGAAGCGTTGGGAAATGATCCACGAGGACCCGGCAGTAAAAAACTTACCGGGCAGGAACGATACCGTTATAGAGTTGGCAAATATAGAATTCTTTATTCCATACAGGATAAAGAATTAACAATATGGGTTGTAAAAGTCGGTCACAGAAGAGAAGTTTATCGCTAA